The following proteins are encoded in a genomic region of Natrinema sp. HArc-T2:
- the rpl4p gene encoding 50S ribosomal protein L4, producing the protein MDATVRNLDGSEADTVELPAVFETTYRPDLIGRAVRAAQANRKQDYGADEFAGLRTPAESFGSGRGMAHVPRQEGRGRRVPQTIKGRKAHPPKAEKDQSESINTKAKKLAVRSAIAATTDAELVAERGHEFDDDAEIPVVVSDEFEDLKKTKEVVEFLEAAGLADDIERADEGRSVRSGQGKARGRKYKTPTSILFVTSSETGPSRAARNLAGADVTTAAEVNAEDLAPGAQPGRLTVWTESALEEVADR; encoded by the coding sequence ATGGACGCAACAGTACGAAACCTGGACGGCTCCGAGGCGGACACGGTCGAGCTCCCGGCGGTCTTCGAGACCACGTACCGCCCGGACTTGATCGGTCGCGCCGTGCGTGCCGCACAGGCCAACCGAAAACAGGACTACGGTGCCGACGAGTTCGCTGGCCTTCGAACGCCGGCCGAATCGTTCGGTAGCGGCCGAGGCATGGCCCACGTCCCACGACAGGAGGGTCGCGGTCGACGCGTTCCCCAGACGATCAAGGGACGCAAGGCTCACCCGCCGAAAGCCGAAAAGGACCAGTCCGAATCGATCAACACGAAAGCAAAGAAACTGGCCGTCCGCAGCGCCATCGCTGCGACGACCGACGCCGAACTCGTCGCCGAACGTGGCCACGAGTTCGACGACGACGCCGAGATTCCGGTTGTCGTCTCCGACGAGTTCGAGGACCTCAAGAAGACGAAAGAGGTCGTCGAGTTCCTCGAGGCCGCCGGCCTCGCGGACGACATCGAACGCGCCGACGAGGGTCGCAGCGTCCGCTCCGGTCAGGGGAAAGCCCGTGGCCGCAAGTACAAGACGCCGACGTCGATCCTCTTTGTCACCTCGAGCGAGACCGGCCCGTCCCGTGCGGCCCGCAATCTTGCGGGTGCCGACGTGACGACGGCCGCCGAGGTCAACGCGGAGGATCTCGCCCCCGGCGCACAGCCCGGACGGCTGACCGTCTGGACCGAGAGCGCACTCGAGGAGGTGGCTGACCGATGA
- a CDS encoding 50S ribosomal protein L23 produces MSSIIEHPLVTEKAMDDMDFENKLQFIVNPDATKPEIRDVVEERFEISVEKINTQVTMNGKKKAVVRLSEDDDAQEVASRIGVF; encoded by the coding sequence ATGAGTTCGATCATCGAACACCCGCTCGTGACCGAGAAGGCGATGGACGACATGGACTTCGAGAACAAGCTCCAGTTCATCGTCAACCCGGACGCGACCAAGCCCGAGATTCGGGACGTGGTCGAAGAGCGCTTCGAGATCTCGGTTGAGAAGATCAACACGCAGGTTACGATGAACGGCAAAAAGAAAGCGGTCGTCCGCCTCTCCGAGGACGACGACGCACAGGAAGTCGCTTCGCGAATCGGGGTGTTCTGA
- a CDS encoding 50S ribosomal protein L2, protein MGRRIQGQRRGRGTSTFRAPSHRYKAKLDHKKEEDDDVVRGTVVDIEHDPARSAPVAAVEFDDGDQRLILAPEGITVGEELQVGVSAEIKPGNTLPLAEIPEGVPVCNVEANPGDGGRFARASGTNADLITHDRNAAVVQLPSGEVKRLDPQCRATIGVVAGGGRTEKPMVKAGNKYHKMKARGTKWPRVRGVAMNAVDHPFGGGGRQHPGKPKSVSRDAPPGRKVGDISSRRTGRGGNK, encoded by the coding sequence ATGGGACGACGCATTCAAGGACAACGACGTGGTCGCGGGACCTCCACGTTCCGTGCCCCGTCGCACCGATACAAGGCGAAGCTCGACCACAAGAAAGAGGAAGACGACGACGTCGTGCGCGGGACGGTCGTGGACATCGAACACGACCCGGCCCGCTCCGCACCGGTCGCCGCCGTCGAGTTCGACGACGGCGATCAGCGACTGATCCTCGCACCCGAGGGTATCACCGTCGGCGAGGAGTTGCAGGTCGGCGTTTCCGCAGAGATCAAGCCCGGCAACACGCTCCCGCTCGCGGAGATCCCCGAAGGGGTCCCGGTCTGTAACGTCGAAGCGAACCCCGGCGACGGCGGTCGATTCGCCCGCGCTTCGGGGACCAACGCGGACCTGATCACCCACGACCGCAACGCTGCGGTCGTTCAGCTTCCAAGCGGCGAGGTCAAGCGCCTCGATCCGCAGTGTCGTGCCACCATCGGCGTCGTCGCCGGTGGCGGTCGCACGGAGAAGCCGATGGTCAAGGCAGGGAACAAGTACCACAAGATGAAGGCCCGGGGCACCAAGTGGCCTCGCGTCCGTGGTGTTGCGATGAACGCCGTCGACCACCCGTTCGGTGGCGGTGGCCGCCAGCACCCCGGCAAACCCAAGTCCGTCTCGCGGGACGCCCCGCCGGGACGGAAGGTCGGTGACATCTCGTCCCGACGCACCGGTCGAGGTGGCAACAAATGA
- a CDS encoding 30S ribosomal protein S19 produces the protein MSQEYRTGREGEFTYRGYTVEELQDMELDEVVELLPARQRRSIQRGLSVEKEKLLEEARNADEEETANAPIRTHLRDMPILPEFVDLTFEVYNGQSFERVRVEPEMIGHYLGEFRLTRTSVEHGQAGIGATRSSKFVPLK, from the coding sequence ATGAGTCAGGAGTACCGAACCGGCCGTGAAGGTGAGTTCACCTACCGCGGCTACACGGTCGAGGAGCTGCAGGACATGGAGCTCGACGAGGTCGTGGAACTGCTGCCCGCACGACAGCGGCGAAGTATTCAGCGTGGCCTTTCCGTCGAGAAAGAGAAGCTGCTCGAGGAGGCCCGCAACGCGGACGAAGAGGAGACGGCGAACGCGCCGATCCGAACGCACCTGCGGGATATGCCGATCCTGCCGGAGTTCGTTGACCTGACCTTCGAGGTCTACAACGGACAGTCGTTCGAGCGCGTCCGCGTCGAGCCCGAAATGATCGGCCACTACCTCGGCGAGTTCCGACTCACCCGGACCTCCGTCGAGCACGGCCAGGCCGGTATCGGCGCGACCCGATCGTCGAAGTTCGTCCCACTGAAGTGA
- a CDS encoding 50S ribosomal protein L22 has protein sequence MGINYSVDADPDTTAKAMLRERHMSHKHSKEVAREIKGRTVADAQAYLQDVIDEVQSVPFKSHNAGAGHRSDVDGWDAGKYPEKVSGEFLDLLENVEANADSQGFDGASMEIAHVAAHKVGESVGRKPRAMGRASSWNTPQVDVEIVVEEVDEDEEGDS, from the coding sequence ATGGGAATCAACTACTCAGTCGACGCCGACCCCGACACCACGGCGAAAGCCATGCTTCGGGAGCGTCATATGAGCCACAAGCACAGCAAGGAGGTCGCCCGCGAGATCAAGGGCCGCACCGTCGCGGACGCACAGGCGTACCTCCAGGACGTCATCGACGAAGTACAGTCGGTTCCGTTCAAGTCCCACAACGCCGGCGCGGGGCACCGCTCCGACGTCGACGGCTGGGACGCCGGCAAATATCCCGAGAAGGTTTCCGGGGAGTTCCTCGACCTGCTCGAGAACGTCGAAGCCAACGCGGACAGTCAGGGCTTCGACGGTGCGTCCATGGAGATCGCCCACGTCGCCGCCCACAAGGTCGGCGAGTCCGTGGGCCGCAAGCCCCGCGCAATGGGGCGGGCGTCCTCCTGGAACACGCCGCAGGTAGACGTCGAGATCGTCGTCGAAGAAGTCGACGAGGACGAAGAAGGTGATAGCTAA
- a CDS encoding 30S ribosomal protein S3, which translates to MADEHQFIENGLQRSQIDEFFQEELGRAGYGGMDVAKTPMGTQIVLKAEKPGMVIGKGGENIRKVTTALEERFNLEDPQIDVQEVEEPDLNARIVADRLANALERGWYFRKAGHTTIDRIMEAGALGAEIVLSGKVTGARSRVEKFNRGYIKHNGEPAEEVVDHGQGVAVMKLGTIGVDVKIIPPGAELPDDFEVNEDMDPEELVPDAVEANEAEGVEELLEGEPEEAEAAAADAEAEAPATEADEEALDEDVVEEVIEEEVEADADEEFEEVEVPGGDEDVEEELEELEEDVEAEAEELVEEMEADDDEDEGGDA; encoded by the coding sequence ATGGCTGACGAACACCAATTCATCGAGAACGGCCTCCAGCGGTCCCAGATCGACGAGTTCTTCCAGGAAGAACTCGGCCGCGCGGGCTACGGTGGTATGGACGTCGCCAAGACGCCGATGGGAACCCAGATCGTCCTCAAGGCCGAAAAGCCCGGGATGGTCATCGGCAAAGGCGGCGAGAACATCCGGAAGGTCACGACGGCCCTCGAAGAGCGGTTCAACCTCGAGGACCCCCAGATCGACGTGCAGGAGGTCGAAGAACCCGACCTGAACGCACGAATCGTCGCGGACCGACTGGCCAACGCACTCGAGCGCGGCTGGTACTTCCGGAAGGCCGGTCACACGACGATCGACCGGATCATGGAAGCCGGCGCACTCGGCGCTGAGATCGTCCTCTCCGGGAAGGTCACCGGTGCGCGATCGCGCGTCGAGAAGTTCAACCGCGGCTACATCAAGCACAACGGCGAACCCGCCGAAGAGGTCGTCGACCACGGCCAGGGCGTTGCGGTGATGAAACTCGGCACCATCGGTGTCGACGTCAAGATCATCCCGCCGGGAGCCGAACTCCCCGACGACTTCGAAGTCAACGAGGACATGGATCCCGAAGAGCTCGTCCCCGACGCCGTCGAGGCCAACGAGGCCGAAGGCGTCGAGGAACTCCTCGAGGGCGAACCCGAGGAAGCTGAAGCCGCTGCCGCCGACGCCGAGGCAGAAGCCCCGGCGACGGAGGCCGACGAGGAAGCACTCGACGAGGACGTCGTCGAGGAAGTCATCGAAGAAGAGGTCGAGGCTGACGCCGACGAGGAGTTCGAAGAGGTCGAAGTCCCCGGCGGCGACGAAGACGTCGAAGAAGAACTCGAAGAACTCGAGGAAGACGTCGAAGCGGAAGCCGAAGAACTCGTCGAGGAGATGGAAGCGGACGACGACGAAGACGAGGGAGGTGACGCCTGA
- the rpmC gene encoding 50S ribosomal protein L29, translating to MAILHVEEIRDMTPAERQEELEELETELLNQKSVLAAGGAPENPGRIGELSTTIARIKTIQREEGDLEDEE from the coding sequence ATGGCGATCCTCCACGTCGAAGAGATCCGTGACATGACGCCTGCCGAACGGCAGGAGGAACTCGAGGAACTCGAGACGGAACTGCTGAACCAGAAGTCCGTCCTCGCAGCCGGTGGAGCCCCGGAGAATCCGGGCCGCATCGGCGAGCTGAGTACCACCATCGCGCGGATCAAGACGATCCAGCGCGAGGAAGGCGACCTCGAAGACGAAGAATAA